The DNA window GACTTGGCCCGGCTGGCAGGCCCGAGCAAACATTTTGACCGGAAGCGACCACTCTCCTGATGATTCTCCAGATGGAGGCCCGATCCGCCGATCCTTTTTGAGGCGGATGACGAAGGGAATCTCTCGCTGGACGAGCGCTTTCAGAAAGTCGCTGCCCGTGAACTCTCGATCGGCCACCAGGGCGCGAAGGTCGTCCGGCTCGACAAGCCGAAGAAACCGGTCTAGAAGCTCGGTGTGCTCTCCAGCGCCGGATCCACCGCCGTGACCGAGCACGCTCCACGCGACCGGATATGCAATCCCGCTCTCGGCAATCCCGATCATGAGCACGTTGACTGCCGTTTGTCCAAAGTGCCACTCGGTCCGATCTAATACCGCCACGTAAGGCGGTTGGGTCGGAACGAGATCCAACAAAAACCGCCCGAGCGTCTCATATCCGAAGCTGAACTCGGCAAAAAACCGCTGGAGACGCCGATAGGTCGAGTCGGTCTCGACCTCAGGCTTCCCCGCGTGGGCCAACTGGGCAAGGTTCGTGGTCGTTTTCATCGGGAGCGCTCCTGTCAGGCGAGCCATCAGCTTCATTCGAGCCCGGTTCCAACCGAGCCGCTTGGAGAGAACGCGCGTCAGTTGCCTCACGTAGGGGAGCATGGGGTTGATTGGCAGCAGTGATCGCGTCTAGGCTCGCGATCTGTACTGCCGCTGATCAACCCCGTTCATTTTTGTCGTGTAGTGTGGTTTGAACCACGCTACGTCTGGTCCATCAGGTTAGCCTGTCCGGTAGAATAAGAGACTTATGCAACAGGCATAGCTTCCGCTTCGGCTACACATGAACGGTAGACGGTTCCGGCCGCCGCGCAGAAACGGTCAACATCGGTACCGAAACCAGCACTTCCCGCGCAGCGAGGCGCCTGTTCTGTGATTCAGAAGATCCGCCACAAGGGGCTGAGAAAGCCCTGCCAGGACGACAGCGCCGCAAAGGTGAACCTCGCCACCCAGCAAGCTCCGGCGCATACTTGCCCGCTTGGACGCGGCTTCGGGGCCGCAGGATATCGACCTACCCGGCGACTGGCTTCACGAGCTGAAGGGGCAGCGGACGGGCACGTGGTCGGTGAAGGTGTCGGGGAATTGGCGGATGACGTTCCGATTCGGGGGCTCCTGCGCCACGGACGTAGACTTTGAGGATTACCATTGACAACACGCCCGAGCCCATGCCGATGAAAAGTTCTCCACACCCGGGCGAGATCGTCCGCAAAGACTGCATCGAACCGCTGGATCTGACGATCACCGAGGCGGCCGAAGGGCTTGGCGTGAGCCGAAAGCACCTTTCAGCCCTCATGAACGGCCGGGCGGGGACCTCCCCCGAAATGGGAATCTGTTCCTCCCGGGCTTTAGGGGGCAGCCCGGAGGGCTGGCTAACCGGGCAGATGCAGTACGATCTCCGGCAGGCCGAAGAGAAGTCCGACCCGGAGGTGAAGCGGTTCGCGGCGGCGTAGGCGCTTCTCACCCACGATCGTTGAGGGTGGCAACGCCCTACAAACTCCTCTGCCTAAAACACTTCCTCCTGCAACGCCTCTCCGCTTCAGGCCTCTCTGCTTCAGGTAGGTCAGGCCCGCTGGGCCGTCTCCTCCGTTTCCTCCACCCACTTGGCGTTTACTTCCACCTTCACGGCCTGCCTTACAGCTTTTACCCGCAGGAGGACATACGTCCTGCCCCGGTGCTCTAGAACCTCTCCGGTGAGACCGCGGAGACGCTCCGGCCCATCGGTGATGGTGACGGTCGATCCGACCTGAGGCCGCAGGTCGGCCGTAGACAGCCGGTCAGGGACGGCTTGTATTTTTTTGAGCCGCTGGGCCGTGTCCTCTCGGAGCTGTGCTGGCTCACCATCGAAGTGAACACAGCGTACAATTCCATTCGTTCGGAGCACACGGATCCTGTCCTTCTCGCCGACCCTCGCAAAAAGGTAGTTCCGGAAAAGCGGCTCGGTGACTTCTTTTTTCCGGTCGGACCACTGCCGCATCTCCGTCTTTTTCGGCACAAGCACTTCGATTCGGCGGTCCTCAAGCCGCTGTTCGGCCTTTTTCTCAGCTCGGGCGCGGGTGTAGAAGACGCGCCAAACTTCAGTATCGGGGCTTTTCGGCCTCTTCGAGGTTTCTGGGCTCATTGTAGAAAATGATTTCAACGAGACGGTCGAGGCGCTACAGCAGAGAGAAGCTCTTCTCCTAAGGGGATGCTTTGGGAATGTGGAGGGACACAGGTCACAACCGCAAGAGTCTTCTGGTCCGAATGATGGCACTCTCCCCTCAAGGTTTATTATCTTTTGAAAATGGCGCTTTGTCCTGAAGCCAACGAGAATGGTTTAGGTGCCCAGTAGAAAGTCAAGTTTGATCCGGTGTTCGTAGCTCCGTAGAATAGTCATGGGAAGGCCCCCTGACCACGATCCGAGAAGCTACCGCTCTTCTGTGGGCATGGGGCCTTCTTCCTTTGAGTAGCTTCTCGTTGAGAGATCGGAGCCGACAGGTCTCTGTTCGTGCCGGAATCTCGATCCGATTCATTCGGGTCATCCTGCCTTTTTTGTTCTTGAGGGGCTTTTTGTTCTTGACGGGCTTTCAGCCGCTCCTCGCAGGGGGGCAAACCGTTCTCCGTTGGACCAGCAGCCGTAGACGATCGCCACGAGCCCAAAGCATACGGGCGACCTCAGGGCCTTCCGGTGCTTCCCCTTTGCCTTCAACCGATCGAAGAGTCGTCCTGCAGGGGGACTCCTCCCACCGCGGATTGCAGCAGTCGCGCATCCGTATAGGACAGACCGGATATAGCGGTTTCCCCTTTTGATGCCAATCAGGGGTTGAGATAAACCACGTCGCCGCAAGCGGCTTGAAGAAAGGTGCAACCAACATCTTTCTGATAAGCCGCCCTTGGCGACATGGACACTACCTCTACGCTCATTCGGATCTACCTGTTCATCTGTCAGCGCTACCGGGGACGGCTCGCCGAAGCGGCCCAGCGGCAGAGTAACAACGACCAGCCGGATTTTACCGACGAGGAGGTGCTGACAATTTACGTCTTCGGACTCATCAAAAAGCGGACGACCATCAGCGAGATTCACAAGTACGTCGAGGACCACTTTTCGGAATGGTTTCCCGAACTGCCTTCCTATCAGAGCTACAACCGACGCCTGAATCGGCTGAGCGCCGTTTTTGCTCCGTTGGTTGAAGAAGCCCTCTCAGAAGTTGGTTGCGAAAAGATCCGCGACGGGAGGATTCGCATCGCCGATTCGATGCCGATTATGCTGGCGAAAGGGCAGCGGGCCTCTCAGGCAATGGTGGCCTCCGATCGACTCGCATCGGTCGGTTACTGCTCCTCGAAGGATACCTTCTATCACGGCGTGAAACTCCATCTTGTCGTGGAACGCAGATCTGAGGAGCTTCCAGTCCCGGAGCGGGCCGGGCTGACGCCTGGAAGCGAAAACGACCTTCGCGCTCTCCGGCGGGTATTGCCGTTCATCGAAGATGGAGTCCTTTGCGGAGATAAGGCCTACTGCGACGGGCCGCTCAAAGAGCGACTTGCCGAAGACCAGAACCTCGATCTACTGACTCCGGTCAAGAGGGAAAAAGGCCAGAAGACCCTTCCAGCGGCAGATAAGCTGTTTTCCGAGGCTGTAAGTCGGCTTCGGCAGCCGATCGAGTCGCTTTTCAACTGGATCAACGAGAAAACCGGCATTCAGCGGGCCTCGAAGGTGCGTTCTTACCGGGGACTGTTGGTTCACGCGTTTGGTCGGCTCGCCGCCGCGATGCTCCTTCTCGCTCTCAACCCCTGATTCGCATTTTTGCTTATCCCTTTTTCGGAGACCTGATCGCCGCTCTGTTCGACCTGAGGATCCGGGCCGGCGCAGGCCACGAGCTTCTCGACGGAGTCGAACCGGGTTATGTCTCCGATTTCAATGTAAAGCACCGCAGCGCCCCATTTGCCGATCCCGTCGATGCTCCTCAAGACAGGAGGGGCCCTCCGATCTTTGACTCGGTCCCAGAGCCGACCTCAGGGCCGATCGATGCGTTTTTCGAGCCGAAGAAGATCCTCTGCGACCATCGACAGAGCCAGTCCAGTGTCCGGATCTGTCTGCCCAGCGACGCTGCTTCGGGCATTGTCGATAACCTCTCGGGCCCTCTCCTCGGTGACGCATGGGATCT is part of the Salinibacter ruber DSM 13855 genome and encodes:
- a CDS encoding type II toxin-antitoxin system RelE/ParE family toxin; protein product: MDAASGPQDIDLPGDWLHELKGQRTGTWSVKVSGNWRMTFRFGGSCATDVDFEDYH
- a CDS encoding HigA family addiction module antitoxin codes for the protein MPMKSSPHPGEIVRKDCIEPLDLTITEAAEGLGVSRKHLSALMNGRAGTSPEMGICSSRALGGSPEGWLTGQMQYDLRQAEEKSDPEVKRFAAA
- a CDS encoding UpxY family transcription antiterminator, giving the protein MSPETSKRPKSPDTEVWRVFYTRARAEKKAEQRLEDRRIEVLVPKKTEMRQWSDRKKEVTEPLFRNYLFARVGEKDRIRVLRTNGIVRCVHFDGEPAQLREDTAQRLKKIQAVPDRLSTADLRPQVGSTVTITDGPERLRGLTGEVLEHRGRTYVLLRVKAVRQAVKVEVNAKWVEETEETAQRA
- a CDS encoding IS982 family transposase; this encodes MDTTSTLIRIYLFICQRYRGRLAEAAQRQSNNDQPDFTDEEVLTIYVFGLIKKRTTISEIHKYVEDHFSEWFPELPSYQSYNRRLNRLSAVFAPLVEEALSEVGCEKIRDGRIRIADSMPIMLAKGQRASQAMVASDRLASVGYCSSKDTFYHGVKLHLVVERRSEELPVPERAGLTPGSENDLRALRRVLPFIEDGVLCGDKAYCDGPLKERLAEDQNLDLLTPVKREKGQKTLPAADKLFSEAVSRLRQPIESLFNWINEKTGIQRASKVRSYRGLLVHAFGRLAAAMLLLALNP
- a CDS encoding transposase; its protein translation is MLYIEIGDITRFDSVEKLVACAGPDPQVEQSGDQVSEKGISKNANQGLRARRSIAAASRPNA